Proteins from a single region of Choloepus didactylus isolate mChoDid1 chromosome 10, mChoDid1.pri, whole genome shotgun sequence:
- the LOC119545373 gene encoding olfactory receptor 13F1-like, with protein MFQANWTSVTGFIFLGFSLYPKVEILIFVLCLLMYSITFLGNIILISISILDSHLHTPMYFFLSNLSFVDICFTSSALTPMMINFISGTSIISFLGCAAQMYLSLALGSTECVLLSMMAYDRYVAICQPLRYSIIMNRRVCVQMAIGSWVTGCLTALVLSASVLQLSFCDNNNINHFTCEILAVLKLVCGDTSMAQLIMLVLSVLLLPMPMLLICVSYAFILSNILRISSADGRSKAFSMCAAHLTVIVLFFGTALSMYLKPSAVDSQEIDKFMALVYAGLTPMLNPIIYSLRNKEVKVALKKLPTRNPFGAILISKFN; from the coding sequence ATGTTCCAGGCAAATTGGACATCAGTAACAGGTTTTATCTTCCTGGGGTTTTCCCTCTACCCTAAAGTTGAGATCCTTATATTTGTGCTGTGCCTGCTGATGTACTCAATCACCTTTCTGGGTAATATAATTCTGATCTCCATCAGCATTCTGGATTCCCACctgcacacccccatgtacttcttcctcagcaACCTCTCCTTTGTGGACATCTGCTTCACCTCTTCTGCCCTCACTCCAATGATGATAAACTTTATTTCAGGTACAAGCATCATCTCATTTTTGGGATGTGCTGCTCAGATGTACTTATCTCTTGCTCTGGGCTCCACTGAGTGTGTGCTCCTATccatgatggcctatgaccggtatgtggccatctgccaACCCCTGAGATACTCCATCATCATGAACAGGAGGGTCTGTGTGCAGATGGCCATTGGCTCCTGGGTGACAGGCTGCCTCACTGCCCTTGTGCTATCAGCATCTGTGCTACAGCTTTCTTTCTGTGATAACAATAACATCAATCATTTCACTTGTGAAATTCTGGCTGTCTTGAAACTTGTTTGTGGAGACACCTCCATGGCGCAGTTAATCATGCTGGTGCTCAGTGTACTTCTCCTTCCCATGCCAATGCTCCTCATCTGTGTCTCCTATGccttcatcctctccaacatccTGAGAATCAGCTCAGCAGATGGAAGAAGCAAAGCCTTTTCAATGTGTGCAGCCCACCTGACTGTCATTGTTTTGTTCTTTGGCACAGCTCTCTCCATGTACCTGAAGCCCTCAGCTGTAGACTCACAGGAAATAGATAAATTTATGGCTTTGGTATATGCTGGATTAACCCCCATGTTGAATCCTATCATCTATAGTCTACGGAACAAAGAGGTGAAAGTGGCTCTGAAAAAATTGCCGACTAGAAATCCTTTTGGTgctattttaatttccaaattcaattaa